The Neobacillus sp. PS3-34 genome has a window encoding:
- a CDS encoding alpha-galactosidase, translated as MRKLKVTLVGAGSVSFALGTLQDLVLSKRLREETDLEIALMDISDKNLKMTHDYATQMFADFESPAKIWMTTDLESSLIDADFVIVAIEVNRYFYWAQDFHIPRRYGSKQIYGENGGPGSMFHTLRNLGPMLHIARTMEKVCPNALFINYTNPEAKLVEAVSNLTSIKIVGLCHGLDMGIEQLAEMLEMKKEDIAVEGGGLNHFGFFTKIWDKNTGKDLYPLFREKEAKANRLAKFDHLALSRTLYHTYGYYPYPGANHCGEYISWAEDFYAGLSLQFRYNPMNPNEKIGDKNSRIPEFVYCAHAGSVDRELHEGDSELETWIAEQFEYKKENVNGTCEYGVPIIEAIFFDDEIVINAANLPNKGAIKGLPDDMVVETQAIVNGKGIELVPMTVELPTALIGTIHIQGTIHKLLFEAYHEGSKTKLLQAILLDPQAPTYYQACAMIDELCELQKDILPDLEWKQPM; from the coding sequence ATGAGAAAGCTAAAAGTCACTCTAGTGGGTGCTGGAAGCGTTTCCTTTGCATTAGGCACACTGCAAGATTTAGTTTTATCAAAAAGATTAAGAGAAGAAACAGATTTAGAAATTGCACTGATGGACATTAGTGATAAAAACTTAAAAATGACACATGATTATGCAACTCAAATGTTTGCAGATTTCGAAAGTCCTGCAAAGATTTGGATGACAACCGATTTAGAGTCGTCACTAATAGATGCGGACTTTGTAATCGTTGCAATAGAAGTAAATCGTTATTTCTATTGGGCACAAGATTTCCATATCCCACGCCGTTACGGTAGTAAGCAAATCTATGGAGAAAATGGTGGACCAGGGTCAATGTTCCATACTTTGCGTAACCTGGGACCAATGTTGCATATTGCTAGAACAATGGAGAAAGTTTGTCCAAACGCTTTGTTTATAAACTACACAAATCCTGAAGCAAAATTAGTTGAAGCTGTTTCTAACCTAACTTCAATTAAGATTGTTGGTCTTTGCCACGGTCTAGATATGGGTATCGAGCAATTAGCTGAAATGCTTGAAATGAAAAAAGAGGATATTGCTGTAGAAGGTGGCGGTTTAAACCATTTCGGTTTCTTCACAAAGATTTGGGATAAGAACACAGGAAAAGACTTGTATCCACTTTTCCGTGAGAAAGAAGCTAAGGCAAATCGCCTGGCTAAGTTCGATCACTTAGCACTTTCAAGAACACTCTACCATACATATGGTTACTACCCATATCCTGGAGCGAACCACTGTGGTGAATACATTTCTTGGGCGGAGGATTTTTATGCGGGTCTTTCATTGCAGTTCCGCTATAACCCAATGAATCCGAATGAAAAGATTGGCGACAAGAATTCCAGAATCCCTGAATTCGTTTACTGCGCACACGCTGGTAGTGTAGACCGTGAACTGCACGAAGGGGATAGTGAATTAGAGACTTGGATTGCAGAACAATTTGAGTATAAAAAGGAAAATGTAAATGGAACATGTGAGTATGGGGTTCCTATCATTGAGGCTATTTTCTTTGATGACGAAATCGTCATCAATGCGGCGAACTTACCGAACAAAGGTGCTATTAAGGGTCTTCCAGATGATATGGTAGTTGAGACACAAGCTATTGTTAATGGTAAGGGAATTGAATTAGTGCCGATGACAGTTGAATTACCAACTGCACTCATTGGAACAATCCATATTCAGGGTACAATTCATAAGTTGTTATTTGAAGCATATCATGAGGGATCTAAGACGAAGTTGCTTCAAGCAATTCTTCTTGATCCACAAGCGCCAACTTACTACCAAGCTTGTGCTATGATTGACGAATTGTGTGAGTTACAAAAAGATATCCTCCCAGATTTAGAATGGAAACAACCAATGTAA
- a CDS encoding ROK family protein — translation MRSYLPNDIKDENRKIIYEILLQNPEIAKVEITEKTTMSFVTVSKIVDFFYEIGLVALSGESRDGSGGLGRKRTVYRLNENSFVTVGIQLIERKVAVVLVNLIGEIVDSFSVEAKLPFHSEDFVKYFEDIINEMKKKADERGGTIIGVGLAIDGAINIRKRTVRMRVDDGVEKDFNYEEVIDKLESRVGLPVSLENDVNAATVAELKTLNSGDAGVKNLVNISVGEGIGAGIIINNELYRGMNASAGELEYMCFDENYQKTPSSIGWLEGKVKYSRLKNTYNLSTDQGIEVCIDYLSKKIALSIINIISILDIDHFILSGKSVSLFSDRLLESVKNCIEQYVDWAPTISINLVQNSSAIGAAILSLQHEMNEVLSR, via the coding sequence ATGAGATCGTATTTGCCCAATGATATCAAAGATGAAAACAGAAAAATCATTTATGAAATCCTTTTACAAAACCCTGAAATAGCAAAAGTTGAGATTACAGAAAAAACCACAATGAGTTTTGTAACAGTGAGTAAGATTGTCGATTTTTTTTATGAAATTGGTCTTGTTGCCTTATCCGGAGAGAGTCGTGATGGCTCAGGCGGGTTGGGAAGGAAGAGAACTGTCTATCGTTTAAATGAAAACAGTTTTGTTACGGTAGGAATTCAATTAATTGAAAGAAAAGTTGCGGTCGTTCTAGTGAATCTCATCGGAGAAATTGTCGATAGTTTTTCTGTGGAGGCGAAATTGCCGTTTCACAGTGAAGATTTTGTTAAATACTTCGAAGATATTATCAATGAGATGAAGAAAAAAGCTGATGAACGGGGTGGAACTATCATAGGTGTAGGTTTAGCCATTGATGGAGCTATAAACATTCGAAAAAGAACAGTTCGTATGCGTGTTGATGATGGTGTGGAGAAGGACTTCAATTATGAAGAGGTTATCGATAAGCTAGAGAGTCGAGTTGGATTGCCAGTTAGTCTTGAGAATGATGTAAACGCAGCAACGGTTGCTGAGTTAAAAACATTAAATTCAGGAGATGCTGGTGTTAAAAATTTAGTAAATATTTCAGTAGGCGAAGGTATTGGTGCCGGGATTATCATCAATAACGAACTATACCGTGGTATGAATGCAAGTGCGGGAGAACTAGAATATATGTGCTTTGATGAAAACTATCAAAAAACACCGTCATCAATAGGATGGTTAGAAGGGAAAGTTAAATACTCTCGCTTGAAAAACACATACAATTTGAGCACGGACCAGGGAATTGAAGTGTGTATTGACTATTTGTCAAAAAAAATAGCACTTTCAATCATTAACATCATTAGTATTTTAGATATAGACCATTTCATTTTAAGTGGAAAGTCAGTTTCTCTTTTTTCAGATCGACTACTTGAGAGCGTGAAAAACTGTATTGAACAATATGTTGATTGGGCCCCAACGATTTCAATTAACCTTGTTCAAAATTCAAGTGCAATTGGAGCTGCAATTTTGTCGTTACAACACGAAATGAATGAAGTACTTTCGAGATAA
- a CDS encoding alpha-galactosidase: MKKYEKLKIAIIGAGSVSFCPSTVLDIFQSEEINTLPLEIALMDIKKEALDVSFGFCQKLRDQKNPQAKISATTNLKEALHDADFVVTAIEKDRYHYWSQDFHIPRKYGFRQIYGENGGPGGLFHTLRNLGPMLEIAHAMEEVCPDALLLNYTNPEAKLVEIILKSTKIKAVGLCHGEWWGVWQVAHMLGMKMEDIETEACGLNHFACLTKIVDKKTGKDLYPLLKEKEKQLPKLAHWDHDTLSRLMLRIYGVWMYPGANHIGEYFAWSDAYLASAAMQFFYDPATENPWENKNNPLELVYTVDSIVNRDWETEMAQKDANAIFESAFTVKDKEESGDIVQSSEYGVPIIEAIVFNKTTKIGAVNVLNDGYAPNLPNGMAVEIPAIVDGDGIHPQKTAKIPTALAAMIATQGAITELLHEAYNEKSRNKLLQAVLLDPTVSSYNNAVAMINEMFEAQKEVLPDLRWN; this comes from the coding sequence ATGAAAAAATATGAAAAATTAAAAATCGCCATAATTGGTGCTGGAAGCGTTTCCTTTTGCCCTTCAACCGTTTTAGACATTTTTCAAAGCGAAGAAATTAATACTTTGCCTCTTGAAATTGCTTTGATGGACATCAAAAAAGAAGCACTTGATGTGAGCTTCGGCTTCTGTCAAAAATTAAGAGACCAAAAAAATCCTCAAGCGAAAATTTCTGCAACCACTAATTTAAAAGAAGCACTACATGATGCGGATTTTGTCGTTACAGCCATCGAAAAAGACAGATACCATTACTGGTCACAAGACTTTCATATTCCCCGCAAATATGGTTTTAGACAAATTTACGGAGAAAACGGCGGTCCAGGTGGTTTGTTCCACACATTGCGTAATTTAGGACCAATGCTAGAAATCGCACATGCAATGGAAGAAGTTTGTCCGGATGCTCTTCTACTAAACTATACAAATCCTGAGGCAAAACTAGTAGAAATTATTTTAAAATCAACAAAAATCAAAGCTGTTGGACTTTGCCATGGCGAATGGTGGGGTGTGTGGCAGGTTGCTCACATGTTAGGCATGAAAATGGAAGACATTGAGACAGAAGCATGTGGACTTAACCACTTCGCCTGCTTAACAAAAATTGTTGATAAAAAGACAGGCAAAGACTTGTATCCTTTACTAAAAGAAAAAGAAAAACAATTGCCTAAACTAGCTCATTGGGATCATGATACTTTATCAAGACTAATGTTGAGAATTTATGGGGTATGGATGTACCCAGGGGCGAATCATATTGGTGAGTACTTTGCGTGGAGTGATGCATACTTAGCAAGTGCAGCAATGCAGTTCTTTTACGATCCGGCAACAGAAAATCCTTGGGAAAATAAAAACAATCCACTTGAGCTTGTTTACACGGTTGACTCTATCGTAAACCGTGATTGGGAAACTGAAATGGCTCAAAAAGATGCAAATGCTATTTTTGAAAGTGCTTTTACAGTGAAAGACAAAGAAGAATCTGGTGATATAGTTCAAAGCAGCGAATATGGTGTACCAATTATTGAAGCAATCGTATTCAATAAAACGACAAAAATTGGTGCAGTAAATGTTTTGAATGATGGATATGCACCAAATCTTCCTAACGGTATGGCTGTTGAAATACCTGCTATTGTTGATGGAGATGGTATTCATCCTCAAAAAACAGCAAAAATTCCTACAGCACTTGCTGCAATGATTGCAACACAAGGCGCAATCACTGAATTGTTACATGAAGCTTATAATGAAAAGTCAAGAAACAAACTGCTACAAGCGGTTTTACTTGACCCTACAGTTTCTTCCTACAACAATGCTGTAGCGATGATTAATGAAATGTTTGAAGCGCAAAAAGAAGTTTTACCTGACCTTAGATGGAATTAA
- a CDS encoding fibronectin type III-like domain-contianing protein, whose product MKKYSVVDVPAGDSKTIEFELSLEDLKYLDNSLKPQIERGDFNIYINDMKEKVFSFVY is encoded by the coding sequence ATGAAGAAATATTCGGTTGTTGACGTTCCTGCTGGTGATTCAAAAACAATTGAGTTTGAACTTTCTTTAGAGGATTTGAAATATCTGGATAATTCCCTGAAGCCACAAATTGAGCGTGGGGACTTCAACATTTATATCAATGATATGAAGGAAAAAGTATTTAGCTTTGTTTACTAA
- a CDS encoding ROK family protein, which yields MTEKVIGFDIGGTNVRVGLIDENLQLLSKKVTDTSSFQTKEELFTSIKETIRELDPSEEVKKMGVVLPVPLTLGIEMLSDATNVPYLESVHISEIHEFFKEYEVFIENDVNAVAVLEANIGSAKEHPYSLYITVSTGIGSGIIINREVFHGTHGYGGEVGSIQLSDSKGGFSNGTLENLCSGMALEQKSKSLFGDDGTSRLLFEKYQEGDAGAIQAIGEWIEYFSSGMASLIHCFDPGIIVLGGAVIQHNQWLVEKISEKTKEKVFSNLVNKVKMIVSEFGNDAGLIGAGYMALKNNKKQ from the coding sequence ATGACAGAGAAAGTAATTGGTTTTGATATCGGAGGAACAAATGTCCGGGTTGGTCTGATAGATGAAAATCTGCAACTTCTTTCCAAAAAAGTTACTGACACATCTAGTTTTCAGACGAAGGAAGAGTTGTTCACATCTATTAAAGAGACCATTCGAGAACTTGATCCATCTGAAGAAGTGAAAAAGATGGGGGTTGTGCTACCGGTTCCATTAACACTAGGGATAGAAATGCTTTCCGATGCAACCAATGTTCCGTATTTAGAGTCAGTGCATATCTCTGAAATCCACGAGTTTTTTAAAGAGTATGAAGTTTTCATTGAAAACGATGTAAACGCCGTTGCCGTATTAGAAGCAAACATTGGTAGTGCAAAAGAACATCCGTATTCGCTATACATTACTGTAAGTACAGGTATTGGTAGTGGAATCATCATTAACCGTGAAGTATTCCATGGAACTCATGGATACGGAGGAGAAGTAGGAAGCATCCAACTTTCTGATTCCAAAGGAGGGTTCTCTAATGGTACATTAGAAAATCTTTGTAGTGGAATGGCGCTAGAACAAAAGAGTAAATCTCTTTTTGGAGATGACGGAACTTCACGACTACTTTTTGAGAAGTATCAAGAAGGAGATGCGGGTGCAATTCAGGCGATTGGGGAATGGATAGAATATTTTTCTAGTGGAATGGCATCCTTGATTCACTGCTTTGATCCTGGAATTATCGTTTTAGGCGGAGCTGTAATACAACATAACCAATGGCTTGTTGAAAAAATTTCAGAAAAAACAAAGGAGAAAGTGTTCTCTAATCTAGTAAACAAAGTGAAAATGATAGTTTCAGAATTTGGTAATGATGCTGGCTTAATTGGCGCCGGATATATGGCTTTGAAAAATAATAAAAAACAATAA
- a CDS encoding 6-phosphogluconolactonase, which translates to MIRVFEAEEDVAKVIAAEMKEYLGDENPVFCLASGSTPEKSYKQFSEMIKGHSDIQKLKIVSLDEWVGIEKTSEGSCYQMLNKDLFSLIGLQEQQVCFFDGTAEDLDEECSRIDEAIKQNPITFSLMGVGMNGHIGLNEPGSKVIDYSTVVDLSEKTKEVAQKYFNQPTNLEKGITIGLKQVIDSKRVVVAITGAHKAEIVKEIFASGEKKLPAQEMLGFDHIDFYLDAAAAKHLNLNQ; encoded by the coding sequence ATGATAAGGGTTTTTGAAGCTGAAGAAGATGTAGCGAAAGTGATTGCTGCTGAAATGAAAGAATATCTAGGTGATGAAAATCCAGTATTCTGCTTGGCTTCTGGGAGTACACCAGAAAAGAGCTATAAGCAATTTTCTGAAATGATCAAAGGTCATTCTGATATTCAGAAGTTAAAGATTGTTAGCCTAGATGAATGGGTGGGAATTGAAAAAACATCCGAGGGAAGTTGCTACCAAATGCTAAATAAGGATCTGTTTAGCCTAATTGGTCTTCAAGAACAACAAGTTTGTTTCTTTGATGGAACAGCAGAGGATTTAGATGAGGAATGCTCTCGTATTGATGAAGCAATCAAACAAAATCCGATTACTTTTAGCTTGATGGGCGTTGGAATGAATGGACATATCGGACTCAACGAACCGGGTTCTAAAGTAATCGATTATAGTACAGTGGTTGATCTTTCTGAGAAGACGAAGGAAGTCGCTCAAAAATATTTTAATCAACCAACTAATTTGGAAAAAGGGATCACGATTGGGTTAAAGCAAGTAATCGATAGTAAGCGAGTTGTAGTGGCTATTACTGGTGCTCATAAAGCTGAAATTGTGAAGGAAATTTTTGCGAGTGGTGAAAAGAAGTTACCTGCTCAGGAAATGTTAGGTTTCGATCATATCGATTTCTATTTAGATGCAGCTGCAGCTAAACACCTCAATCTGAATCAATAA
- a CDS encoding glycoside hydrolase family 16 protein — translation MKLIFCDEFDYEGAPNSEKWVHDIGGHGFGNNESQYYTDRLKNSFVKDGKLHIVGFKEDFEENHYTSAKLLTYGTFSMKYGRVDVSAKLPKGKGSWPAIWMLPNSIMEGKDWPLCGEIDIMEHVGKEENMVHVSLHTESYNHAINTQRTHFEPLDNVTSTFHKYSCEWTPDYIKFFYDDREVASFNKQDYEDTSETGWPFDQEFFLILNVAIGGFWGGEIDETMLPYEMEVDYVRVYEL, via the coding sequence ATGAAATTGATTTTTTGTGACGAATTTGATTATGAAGGTGCACCAAATTCTGAGAAATGGGTACATGACATTGGGGGACACGGTTTTGGTAACAATGAATCTCAATATTACACAGATAGATTGAAAAATTCATTTGTAAAGGATGGAAAGTTACACATTGTTGGATTCAAAGAAGACTTTGAAGAAAATCATTACACATCTGCTAAACTTCTAACTTACGGAACATTTTCAATGAAATACGGAAGAGTTGATGTAAGTGCAAAACTTCCAAAGGGAAAAGGCAGCTGGCCGGCTATTTGGATGCTGCCAAATAGTATAATGGAAGGAAAAGATTGGCCTTTATGCGGTGAAATCGATATCATGGAGCACGTTGGTAAAGAGGAAAACATGGTTCATGTGAGCCTGCATACTGAGTCTTATAATCATGCGATTAACACACAACGCACACATTTTGAACCACTTGATAATGTAACAAGTACGTTCCATAAGTATTCGTGTGAATGGACTCCTGATTATATAAAATTCTTTTACGATGATAGAGAAGTGGCTAGCTTTAATAAACAAGATTACGAAGATACAAGCGAAACAGGTTGGCCATTCGATCAAGAATTCTTTTTGATTCTAAATGTAGCAATCGGTGGATTCTGGGGTGGCGAAATTGATGAAACTATGCTTCCTTACGAAATGGAAGTTGACTATGTGAGAGTGTATGAATTATAG
- a CDS encoding HAD family hydrolase — protein sequence MVIKGILFDKDGTLIRFKEIWIQIIYSIIDDLLTLRNEVNNEELRSKLAESIGLYGEEIDEKGFLASGTTLDIATQFNRVLSKEAPGVFPLVAKMLHTKTKEKKDSILPTCDLQKALSIFKEKEIVMGVATSDDYESTKVCIQQIGIDEYIDFIGTGDRYNKKPDPEVLNVFCEQFGIKPEEVLVVGDTICDMKLSINSKSAGGVGVLSGVGSKETLGELAKYIIPSIEEMINENGKFIWE from the coding sequence ATGGTTATTAAAGGAATTTTATTTGATAAGGATGGAACTTTGATTAGATTTAAAGAAATTTGGATTCAAATCATTTACTCAATTATTGATGATCTGTTGACACTTCGAAATGAAGTGAATAATGAAGAATTAAGGTCAAAGTTAGCTGAGTCAATTGGCTTGTATGGAGAGGAAATTGATGAAAAAGGTTTTTTAGCAAGCGGGACAACATTAGATATTGCAACTCAATTCAACCGAGTTCTTTCAAAAGAAGCGCCGGGAGTTTTCCCTCTAGTAGCAAAGATGTTGCACACGAAAACCAAAGAAAAAAAGGATTCTATATTACCTACATGTGACCTTCAAAAAGCGCTTTCAATTTTCAAGGAAAAAGAAATTGTTATGGGTGTTGCTACATCAGATGACTATGAGTCCACAAAAGTTTGTATTCAGCAAATAGGCATTGATGAATACATCGATTTCATCGGCACTGGTGACCGCTATAACAAGAAACCAGATCCAGAAGTGTTAAATGTGTTCTGTGAGCAGTTTGGAATTAAGCCTGAGGAAGTCCTAGTTGTTGGAGACACAATTTGTGATATGAAACTTTCAATTAACAGTAAAAGTGCTGGTGGTGTTGGTGTTCTTTCAGGAGTAGGTAGTAAGGAAACTCTAGGAGAGCTTGCAAAATACATTATTCCGAGTATCGAAGAGATGATTAATGAAAACGGAAAGTTTATCTGGGAATAA
- a CDS encoding glycoside hydrolase family 30 beta sandwich domain-containing protein, protein MRDFLYPSIQENDIKYLDVVIWDHNKERVFERACEIIDNETDKMVQGIGFHWYTGDHFDALRLVSEKFPDKKLIFTEGCVEYSRFSQTGQLEKAQMYGRDIIGNINAGMNSFIDWNIYLNAQGGPNHVNNFCDAPIMCDTDKDVVEEKLSFDYIKHFSHYIVPGAKRIASTKYSPKLEMTTLKNPDGTIVTVLMNISKEDLEVNIRLNGEVVKITAPAGSITTGLIN, encoded by the coding sequence TTGCGCGATTTCTTATACCCATCCATTCAAGAAAATGATATTAAATATCTTGATGTAGTGATTTGGGATCATAATAAAGAACGTGTATTTGAACGTGCTTGCGAAATTATTGATAACGAGACAGACAAAATGGTACAAGGAATTGGTTTCCATTGGTATACAGGAGATCACTTTGATGCACTCCGCCTCGTTTCTGAAAAATTCCCTGATAAAAAATTAATATTCACGGAAGGCTGTGTAGAATATAGCCGTTTCTCCCAGACTGGGCAATTAGAGAAAGCGCAAATGTATGGTAGAGATATCATCGGCAATATCAATGCTGGCATGAATTCATTTATCGATTGGAACATTTATTTGAATGCACAAGGCGGTCCTAACCATGTTAATAACTTCTGTGATGCGCCAATTATGTGTGATACAGATAAAGACGTTGTCGAAGAAAAACTTTCATTTGATTACATTAAACATTTCAGTCACTATATTGTGCCAGGGGCGAAGCGTATTGCAAGCACGAAGTATTCGCCAAAGTTAGAAATGACCACATTAAAGAATCCAGACGGCACAATCGTAACAGTTTTAATGAACATTTCTAAAGAAGACCTAGAAGTGAACATTCGCTTAAATGGTGAGGTAGTGAAAATCACAGCCCCAGCAGGTTCAATTACTACTGGGTTAATCAACTAA